In Bradyrhizobium sp. WBOS07, the genomic window AGACCCTTTACTCTATCTTCTTCCTGAGATCGTGCCGTTAACATGATAATCCCAACAGATTGACTTATATCTCTAATTTTCTGACACACCTCAAATCCATCAATTCCTGGGAGCATTAAATCTAATAAGACAATATCAATCTTTCTATTATTAAAAATAGATAAGGCCTCTTCTCCATTCTCAGCTTCTAGAACTTCGTACTTTTTCTTTCTTAAATTTATGCAGATAAAACTTCTAATTGACAGTTCATCCTCAACAACAAGAATTGTTTCCATATTTTCCTCCATTAAAATTCATCTTTAAGTAAATGAAAATTTTCCTTTGAAATAGGTTGTTCTTCTTTAATATCATCATAAAATGGCGGGAACCATGGGGCCCTCACTGTCGTCGCTGAATAATGGCCGCTGGCTGCCTTCGGCGGGCGTTGGCTACCGCTTTGAATTCAAACCTCGCGTTAATGTTCGCCTCGACTACGGTATCGGCAAAGGCAGCAGCGGCTTTTACTTCCAGGTCGGCGAAGCGTTTTAACGCCTCCTCCCCTTAATTTTCTCTCTTATCGCCTCTTGCCAGGGCCGCTGCGCTTTAATTTTCATGAATTGTTCTTTTTGTGATCCAAATTGTAGTACAACACAATAATGTTGTACTACATTACGCTCATGTTGATAACGTACAGCATCACATTAGTAGTACAAACATGAGGCGAAATTCAGCAGCGACGGTAAAGTAGAGCAGTACACATAGAGCACAAGGACTCTCCATGACTCTCAATAAGACCGATCGCATTGTGATCTCGCTGGGCAAACAGGTGGTGCACCAGCCGGTTCGCCTCGTCCATGCGCGCCATCTGGTCGCCCACCACCCACAGGAGGAGGTTCCAGACACGGGCCACGGTTTCGTCGTCGCGGCCCGCCTCGGCGGCCCAGAGCGCCTTGTAGAGGTGCTCCTCGGCTTCCTTGGGCTTGCCCGCGAGCCCATGGGCATAGCCGTGCAGCGTGAGGACCTCTGCCTCCAGCGGCCGGTAGTGCAGCCCCTGGATGTCCTGAAGCAAGGCCGTCGTCTCCTTCAACGCGCCGGAGTGGTTGCCCGCGTCCATGTGGGCCCGTGCCTCGGCCAGCTTGCGCCGCGCCGCGTCCACGCGAGGCCGCAGGGCATCCGGAGGCTGCGGCCGGTTCGCCAGCTCCGGAGCATCCCGGCAGCCGGAGACGCCCTCCAGGGACGCCACCATCTGCGGCGCGTGCTGCACATGCAGTGCTGTGCCTGGTG contains:
- a CDS encoding response regulator transcription factor, which encodes METILVVEDELSIRSFICINLRKKKYEVLEAENGEEALSIFNNRKIDIVLLDLMLPGIDGFEVCQKIRDISQSVGIIMLTARSQEEDRVKGLVEGADDYLLKPFSMVELEARIISLARRLNRMGP